The nucleotide window AAGAAACCAATTGTCATTCAATCCGTGGAAGGCGGTCATTTTTTAGAAGGCAAGATTGAACGTTTGGAAGTGGCTTACAAGCGTGGTTTAAGACATTTGGGTCTGCTGCACGACAACGATGCTTCTGTTCCGCTGGGTGATGTTTTTACAAATCCTCCAAAATGGGGCGGATTGACGACTTTTGGTGCAGACGTGGTGAAAGAATGTGAACGGCTTGGTATTTTGGTAGACCTTTCCCATTGCGATGACAATACCATCAACGGCGCACTCAAGATAGCTACAAAACCGGTTCTGGTATCTCATACCGGACTCAATACACGTTTGGGGAATAATGAATTGATGTCCAAAATGATGCGGCCAAGATTAATCAGTGAAGCACAAGCGAAAATCGTTGCAGAAAAAGGTGGCGTGATTGGCGTCTGGACACATCTCGCCGAATCGCCGACAGAATTTGCCGCTAACATAAAAGCAATGGTAGATATCGTTGGGATAGACCACGTGGCCATTGGTACAGATACGAAGATGACGCCGGCTTACCATTCACCAAACGACAATTGGGGACAGAGTCAGGATAAACCGAAATTAGAAGTAAATCCCAATAATGATA belongs to Chryseobacterium sp. KACC 21268 and includes:
- a CDS encoding membrane dipeptidase, whose protein sequence is MESIQNNWSRRKFIFTLGGAGAFVLINPFSSWTFANNSEDEVAKIVARTFGIDTHNHIDVPLNLAELPGPKLDLMGEIKKSGLSGMVMTFAVDYQKLTREGEAYERFLNGLTAMDNVLESNAIKRALNLADLQAAKKSKKPIVIQSVEGGHFLEGKIERLEVAYKRGLRHLGLLHDNDASVPLGDVFTNPPKWGGLTTFGADVVKECERLGILVDLSHCDDNTINGALKIATKPVLVSHTGLNTRLGNNELMSKMMRPRLISEAQAKIVAEKGGVIGVWTHLAESPTEFAANIKAMVDIVGIDHVAIGTDTKMTPAYHSPNDNWGQSQDKPKLEVNPNNDSKPKQENKKHAEKTTNTNWENQKRGFYYTVVEALLKAGFNEKEIGKIGGGNYCRIFDEATKGR